AACagattattataatataatcgTCAAAAGATATTGCAAAGTACAGTGTCCCCCCCCCTTTCAAGTTGTTCATTTTAAGACAAAGTCCAGCATGCATTATATCACGAGTACACCATATTAATTTCATGTGACCACTTCCCAATGTTTAAGCGACACTTCCTTCCATTTTTGCAAGTTGACACCTagcgagagagagacagacagagcgagagacagagagagagacagagacacagacagagacagagatacagagagagacagagagagagagagagagagagagagagagagagagagagagagagagagagagagagagagagagagagagagagagagagagagagagagagagagagagagagagagagagaatatattATGATTTTATAGAAGTAAGTCTTCCGTACCAAATCTGATTGGATTGCATTAATATACCAAATACATTGTGATAGCTAGATTACAGTGTTGATATTTTGTGAGAAGCAGTGTCTactgaagtttttttttcaagattcATGTTTCAAAACTCACTGTGGTTGGTGGCGTCCTTTGAAAGAAGATGCTGTTTAATATAGTACCCATTCTCGTATGTTAACGAAACTAatatcattgttgttatttggTTACTTGACCAGCTAAATGTCCAAGGACCACGGTACCataatattatcataattatattgATGGAGTCCATGATGCATGTAAACATGCTAAGATACGCACCATACACATATGTACCGTGGCCGAAAACGACAAATCTCTCTTAGTACTGTTTGAAAAAGCACTCTTCTGTTTCAGCATCGCTCTTCTGTTCTAAAGGATACCAGTGTTAATAGTTTCAGATTGCAGTCCGTGTCATCCCCATGGCATTAACCGTGATTATATGACTATGCCATAACTTCCCCAAATTATTGTAATTTGTCACTTCAGACTACCCCCTTACACATAAAACAGAAGAGCGTTTTTTTCAAACAGGAGAGCGATGTTGAAACAGACGAACGATATATCAAACAGTAGAGCGATAATACAAACAGAACTAGAAAAGCGATTTATCGTTTTTGGCCATGGTACATGTGCAGTCATACCGTACTACTTACAACCACAAACCCTCCGCCAACTTTGGGTCTAACATACGACGTGTGACGTAACAACCGATAGAATTGTAAAACAAAACCACAGCAACGTGTTACTCCTCAAGTTGACACCATTGCTACCTGACAAAGTAAGAAAGTGATAACCACCAACTAAATGCGAGAAAATAGTctccaaaaattaaaaaaatacagtcAGTTTATATTGATAATAGAATTACAACATGGTGTATATTGAAATCAGACATATTGAAAATGTGTAACAGTAGCGATAGACTTATACgtcaaatgttattattttcctACTCTTTCATAAATGATATTTTAggaatataattacattattctccgataatgtttttttttcattcaaatgtAAAACACTTTTGATCTAAGTTTTTTATGACTCGTCTATCGACTCGAAGTGACGAAGCCCATTAGGCCACTCGCATTTTTCTTGACTGAACGAGAATGATAGTTGATTATCGTTATTATCGCgcatacaaaatatatgcatCAAGCAACATTTACGGCATGTATGATTCATGGTAATATCTGCCGTCAATTTGACATGAACATTACAGTTGCTACAATCTTcgatatatattgtaatttatgtaCTCACAATCAGTAATACCAGCTCCTTCCTCCGATGGTTGCTTTCCAAGTGGCAAACATCGGAAATTGTTGCTTTCATAAACATCGTTGATGATGTCAGTCACGTTTAATGCAATGCATAGATGTGTAAACTCTGTACAGTCGGTTTTTGGCAGTATGATGTCACTTGTCAACTGTATGTCTACTTTGGCACCATTCGAAGCATAAAActgtttcagttttgaatccTCGTCTGGTGTGGTCGATATCCCTCCATCGGGTAACTTGAAGACCAAGGAAATTGTGAACAAGAAAAATATTAACATACGAAGTAAGACCCTAGATTTGCTGTCTCCAATGTGTTTTATTGGAAACAAGCACATCATATACATAGTTCAAACTATTATGAAATCTTGAAAACGGTGGGTTCGTACAGAAAATATGCATGTCATGTATAACATATGATAGCCAGCACCTGTGACCCTCAACAACTATTGTGTTAATTATGTCTGCCTCaaagaaaatatttgcaatCTTGACCACTTTTAGTCCAAAATGATAGTTTTTGTCGAtcaaaatattatgtatttaaCTACGAattgtcaccatgacaacttgataaacattgaaaatttgTCAACACGTTGCTGGTTGTAGAACATCGTTCTATTCATTTAGAATAATCAGTGTATACACGCACGATTGTAAGTGACGTACAACAACCTTAGAATCTCTTAATTCGTTCCCTGTAAAATTACGAAGTGAAGAATCAAACAAGTATTAAAATTCTGATGAAGTATTCCTTTCAAATAAGCTACAAATTCAGCTCAAAAGGATATAACCGGAAACATAGCTCCATTGCTCTGAAATCATATCGTACAGTGTAaaaatatttagtaaatttagtatatggcgccctcttgtggtcaTATGACAAGTCTATCTACTTCATGAATCGTATACAATAGTAACTGCAGAAGTCTGTGTGACGTGTGTCTATTCTAAATGAGTATAGAACTActagaagaaaaacaaaaatttcacattCTTTACCATTTATCGTCATCAGTGTCATTGATCcctatataaaaaatatgtttgaataTACCCTACTTTGATAGTGTTTGAACCGTAAAAGTTAACTCCATTGGTGAAATATGCTTTGACTGAGAACAGATCGGTCGAACTCTCAGGGATGTCAGTCTCTCCTTCGTTATATACTTTAGTCAAGGCTGTAATGGCGACTCCATTATTAACCATGTATGTTATGTTTTCAGTCACGTCCATTGAAAACCCATCCATGGCCAAGTCTGAAAGAATAATgcattttatatttattgttgtaCGTCTTTTTTTAGTGCTGATATTAACTTTACAAACTAAAGCTCTCCTTTTCATTGCCATTACATGATTGTTCAACGGAACTTTAtgctatccatccatccacccacccacccacccacctacccacctacctacctacctatctatctatctatctatctatctatctatctatctatctatctatctatctatctatccatccatccgtcaattcatccatccgtccatccatccatccatttatttatttatttatttatttatttatttatcaatccatccacccatccacccatccatccatccatccatccatccatccatccattcatccatccatccatccatccatccatccgtccgtccgtccgtccgtccatccacccatccatccatccatccatttatttatctatcaatCCATcgacccatccatccatccatccatccatccattcatccatccatttatccatccatccatccgtccgtccgtccatccatccatccatccatccatccatttatttatttatttatcaatccatccacccatccacccatccatccatccatccattcatccatccatttatccatccacccatccatccatccatccatccatccatccattcatccattcatccatccatttatccatccatccatccatccatccatccgtctatGTATCCATCCATCAAATTCCCTCCCCAACACACAACACCAAAAGACAAGACACTGCTTACAATAGATGTGTAGAAATTACTCAGAAAGTCACGACTGATGTCAAAGGAACAATTAACCTGAGTACAACTTACCTGAGCATTTGACAACCCCACCGTCAGTTTTCGTCAGAGCAAGACATGCCGACCCCGTCTCCTGTCCCTTGATAACGGCACACAAATACTTATATAAACGACAGTTAGCAATATCACAACTAGTCTCCACAGGACTTGGACGCGGGGACTCGGCATTCCCATTAGCTTTCACTGTAACCATTGGCCTGAAGACGTACTCAAAGTTAGATGACTTGATATCGGCTTGTGGATACAAATTATCGGTTAAGTAGATATTCACAGTGTTAACGTAGGCATCTTCATTGCCACCATtggtaaaattgaaattaaaagtgACCATTCTCTTCGTGTCTGGTGTATAGAATACCTTATCTGGATTCGACACCTTCATACCCGATATTGCCAATtctgaattaaaaaaaacatgaataggATTGAATGGCTAGCTCGACAACATTTTAGTGTTCATATATCGCCATGGAGGTAACAATTATATTTTAGATATTGGATGTCAGCTTTGCCTGTAGTAGATTGAGTCTATGTTATATGAGTGCCACCAACCAGAGTACTTCAATTCATTGTTTATTATACTCAGTTATGTTCTATTTGTCAGTGGAGGGGCAACTTATTGtaacagacactgccaatttaAACCAATATTTTCCTTACTTTATCAATCGTCTGATgacttttctttttcaaatctTCAAAGGCAAAGTATTTATCCTTTACATTCCCAGATTACTTCATACTCACTGTGAAGGGGGTATATAGTTGATGCCAAGGAACCATATACTCCACCTCCCCCTTTCATCAGGTCATTAGCTTTGAATAATTGCAATTTTCGAATTCGCTATGTTTCCTTCAAGAATTAGCTTACAGTATAGCAAATGCTAAACAATGAAACACACTCGACATTTATATCATCTTGTATTGAAACTACATGTAgatgttgtagtagtagtagtagtagtagtagtagtagtagtagtagtagtgtttgTTTTTACAAATCGTCACATATATGCCTCTTGCTCGTTTGCTCTTACACAAAGCATATATATACAcgtatatacaatgtacgtgAAAGTGAATTATGACGACTAACTTACGTGCATCTATGGTGACAGCCAGTGAAAATAGTATTACAACTAAAAGACGTTTTCCATTCATGTCTATAACTTTGTTACGACCGATGACACACTGGAATTTTAGAAATCACCAGACACTTTCTGTAATGGAAGAGTAAAAAAGAGAGCAAactattgatttttttcattatagTCAAAACACATGTGTATTTGAGTCATTATTTCAACCAGAAAATGCACTGACTTTCGAACACAGTAAGATGGTCTTAATATTTTGAAGGGGTTGGCGTGAGGGCGTCCAACCATGGCCTACCTTACAATCTGTTTTgttgatgttattgttattattgttttgttgccgacgtcgtcgtcgtcgtcgtcgttgttgttgttgtcgttgttgttgttgttgtttttgttgttgttgttcaattCAATGGCATATGAACAACCTTGTTCAATGACACCAACATTCCAGACATTAATAGGAAAGAAGCCCCAGACACAAATGATCATACAAtgacattcaaaataaaaaacttagtgttttgttatttttcccgtgtatgtatgtatgtatgtatgtatgtatgtatgtatgtatgtatgtatgaatgtgtgtgtgtatgtatgtatgtgtgtgtatgtatgtatgtatgtatgtatgtatgtatgtatgtatgtatgtatgtatgaatatatgtatgtatgtatgtatgtatgtatgtatgtatgtatgtatgtatgtatgtatgtatgtatgtatgtatgtacgtacgtacttacgtacgtatgtatgtatgtatgtctgtctgtttgtctgttggggttttttttgtttttgtttttttgtttgattgtttttttttttgtttgtctcCATTGTTGTCCGGAAGCGTGTATTGATCAAAGGGTCAATTGACAGTAATAAATGTCAATGTACACAATGTCTGCTAGATTCATTTATCTCATGTGTCATAAACTGGTATCAGCTGCCATTGCCTCTAATGCCAATAGTCCCCCCTATCTCTAAATATCCTCTCTGTGCACAAAGCCTATATCTCCAACATGGTTGACTGCAGTTTCTACCCTATAGCAGCCTTTGTTATATAAGTTCTGTGATTTTTGATGAATACAAAATTATCGTTAgctacgtacatgtatatatgtacggtTTTTTTTCAATCCATTATATCAACAACGTTGTGAAACTTGATACCGAATTCCTTTAATTGATTAAGTGTGAAGTACTTtcttttttcattaatattttgaCAGTGACGCCATGAAACGTGGCATCTACAGGTCAGTGACCCCGTTTGTAGATTTTTCGATAAACGACAACCTGTTCTTCTATTCAATGCTGGAAAGCTACGACATAGTTTACACGTTGTGCACTTTTAGTTGAACTGGTACAGCGTTACATTATATCAAAAGTGTAACTCACTGACAAGTTTCCATGACCCATGTACATTTGCGACTTTTGAGTAAATAGACATATATACAGATCGATCGCTAGATCTAAAATAGGTAcataggtagacagacagacagacagacagacagatatgtatagatagatagatagatagatagatagatagatagatagatagatagacttGTGACCTGTCTATATATTCAAAACATTGATCTATCAATTGTGCTTACCTTGCTTACCTTGCAATATTTCAGTCCAGTCTGTCACTTGTGATTAGTGTACTGTTATTTGGAGGCTACACGATAAGCGTACTAACGTATAAATCACCATGGTGACGATTCTGTCATATATGACACTGACAAATAATGTTGATGTTTAACGTCAAAAATTTTATTGAGGAATATTATTAGGGTAATCGATAGAAAGTTTGTATGTAGAAAGACGACAAAAGACCAAACCTGCTTTCTTTAAAATCAGAAATGGTCGTGATGACCCAagaaaaaatcattatttatctaTGTTCGGTTTTTTAATGCTATCTACACAATTGAAGAACAAGACATGCAGTAGTCGCGTATATTCAAACTTTGTGCCTGGACTATGGAATTCTTTACCATTGGATATACAGCAATCATCAAATCTGAACACTTTCAAGAAAGAATGTTGTGTGGATTGACCCTTATTAGCGACATTGTATAGTACTTTGGTTCTGGAGGCTGGCACGTTATAATATTTTAGTATCGCTTGCTTAAATAAAGACAAAGCCAAACACAGATCGATGTAGGTAAAATGAGACGAGCAAAACTTATATCCCGCTTACTCACTTTGGTTTCTATGCAGCTGACCAACTTATATTCGATTGAAGTAGTGATACGAGTAACTAAAAGATTCTTTGCTATGGCCATTTTTTCGAAATATCCAATggtaatatagtatagtatagtatagtatagtatagtatagtataaaacaatattctgtgTGATTTTATATTGTACGTCATAAAACAGCTGTTACTAGTCTAAATAAAAAGGAACAGTTCGTACAATTACTATAGCCATATTTAGTTTCAAATACATTCCTAAACATtcaaggtgttttttttttattcttgaGTATTTTCGTCGTTTCTAAATTTATATCACCTTGGTtacaaacaattttcaatgttaCTGTAACACTGAAATGATGTTAGTTTTCGTGACCGTTGCTGTTCATCACATTTATAATAATCAGATCGAGAGGTTATCCACTGTATAttcaataccccccccccccccccgtatatTCAATACCCcctgaatgtttatttaaaacTTGCTTCCTAGTACTGTTCGGCCATGAACCTACAAACACTGCCTCTCTGTTCGGCCATGAACCTACAAACACTGCCTCTCCGTTCGTCCATGAACCTATAAACACTGCCTCTCCCCGCGTTTTTATTCGGATACTTTCGTCTATATTTCAGGATATGAAacccatgtacattgtattaatgCTGATCATGCATTTATTTAGACCGCGTAAACTAATATGTTTTGCTGAAATTAAATGACGTGTATCACGTGACTATACTTATCCCATAATGTACATAGAATAGTTTTTGTACGACTGAAGCACAGGAGGTACATTCTTAATTAGTTTCTCTTTGTTTACGATACACAACAAACACATGTCAACAACAAACACATGTCAACAATAAAGAAATGTATCAACACTCACAAGGATCAAGGGCAATACAATATTAATAACGCTATATCAATGTAGTTAGAATTACAGTACAAGTTTGCTTGTattatagataggtaggtaggtatccatAGCCCATTGTCAACTTGTATGTTTAGTTTATCTTCATCGTAATCCAAAGTTGACAgcgaaaataaaaatgacaaaaactgaaACTACACCATCACAATCAATATAGGTAGCAGGAATCCAAGTATGACCACATTGTACAGCGATGGCAATAACAAACTTGACGATGAGGGTCGGCCTGAAAAGTAAAATCATCATCACAACTAAATCAATCATCACTATCACCaaaattgtcatcatcatcatcatcatcatcatcatcatcatcatcatcatcatcatcgccatcatcatcatcatcatcatcatcatcatcatcatcatcgccatcatcatcatcatcatcatcatcatcatcatcatcatcatcatcatcatcatcatcatcatcatcatcatcatcgccatcatcatcatcatcatcatcatcatcatcatcatcaccaccaccaccaccaccaccatcaccatcaccactaccaccatcattatcaccactaccaccactaccactactatcatcatcatcatcatcatcatcatcatcatcatcatcatcatcatcatcatcatcatcgccatcatcatcaccaccaccaccaccaccaccatcaccatcatcatcaccaccatcattatcaccactaccaccactaccactaccatcatcatcatcatcatcatcatcatcgccatcatcatcatcatcagcatcatcagcatcatcatcatcatcatcatcatcatcatcatcatcatcatcatcatcaccaccaccatcaccaccaccaccactaccactaccatcatcattatcatcatcatcgccatcatcatcatcaccatcaccatcaccatcaccatcatcatcatcatcatcatcattatcatcatcatcatcatcaccaccaccaccaccaccaccaccacaacaacaacaacaacaacaacaacaactatctTGACATCACCGTCCCTATTACAGCATATTACAACCAATACCAATAATACGTACAATCTCTGAAACCAGCTCCGAGTGGCGGCTGTGCAGTCAGGGCCAAACACTTGAATTCGTTACTGGCATCACCATCATTAGTATTAACTGAAATCTTCAATGAGGCACACAGATGAGAATACTTGGTGCAGTTGTTGGCCGGCATAGACACATTAGCTGAAAACGTAATGTTTTGAGCAGGACTTGGCGGTGTATATGTTGAACCAGGATAATCTCCTTTCAATTTATCACTCTCATCAACGTCGACGGAAATCCCTGTACGTGGTGTTTTCATAGTAGCATCCTCCAAATCCATATCATTGCTGAAATAAAGTCTCATGTCGAAATGATTGGTCTCGCCACTGCTTACGTCATCAGTACCTTCGTTCTTCACTTTCACCGTTGCGTTTATAATTACATATTCACCTAGTCGATAGCTAACAACAGCGGGCGCTGTCACTTCGTAAGATGTAAGTGCAAAATCTattttaaataaagaaatcagtAAATAAATGAGTAATGACGTTGTATGAATAAACAAATGCGTTAATTTATAAAGGTCACAATGAAATACAggtgttatttgcatatttgtgttgagtgtatatatatacatatacactcacCCACCTCACTGCCAATTTTAAAAAGGGCACCCCCACCCTCTCACCACCACCAATTGATTTAAACGTCAAGGAAAAACATGATCCTTTTGGAATGAAATGGTGACTCTGAAACACTTTCCATTATAGATAACTCACGGCCAATCAGAGCAAGAAACGTCACAGAATTGATAGTTGAACAACAACGTTGATGGAGGAGATTCCTGCCAAGCGCAATGATTGCTACCCTATAGAGCATGAGTACTATATGTGGGACAtgttatgtatatacaaatggggggggggggttaatctGTACATATTACACATGTTGTTTGAAAATCACCACAACAATCATGGTCGTCAATTGTTATTAACACAAAGAGGAATAAGGAATAGTTACATATgatataaacacaaataaactgTGCCTTCTGTGCCTTCTGTGTTTGAAGCTCTAGAAAACATTGACAATTCATACTATGAAAATCCGCCATAAGTCTAGTATGGATGTATAAACGACTTACCTATTTCAGCCTGGGATGGGTGTACGATGTTTAATATCGTCACCAGCACGCACACAATCACGAATTTACCATACATGTTTGGATTGGATCCGTAAACGTTCATCAATTGTCCTAGCAGTCCGTGTACTATAATGGACACACCGTCTTATGATATTATGTCTGATAGAGAACTAACCCTCTCTACAGATGGACGTTTTGTATACAATTTACGTGAAAATATATCTCCTTTTAAATTGTCTGGCTCTTTTGATTTGACAGATTGATGTCACAGTTTGAATGATAATAGGGTATTGCGACAGATGTGCATGCAAGGATACTATTTACAACAATCTGTCACAATAACTATCATTTGCATCTAATTGAAATACTATAATTAGAATATTTTACTATCGTTTATCTTTTATACAATGCTGTCaacttatatgtatgtatgtatgtatgtatgtatgtatgtatgtatgtatgtatgtatgtatgcaagtatgcatgcatgcatgcatgtatgtatgtatgtatgtatgtatgtatgtatacatgtatgtatgtatgtatgtatgtatgtatgtatgtatgtatgtatgtatgtatgtatgtatgtatgtatgtatgcatgcatgcatgcatgtatgtatgtatgtatgtatgtatgtatgtatacatgtatgtatgtatgtatgtatatatgtatgtatgtatatatgtatgtatgtatgtatgtatgtatgtatgtatgtatacatgtatgtatgtatgtatgtatgtatatatgtatgtatgtatgtatatatgtatgtatatatgtatgtatgtatgtatgtatgtatgtatgtatgtatacatgtatgtatgtatgtatgtatgtatatatgtatgtatgtatgtatgtatgtatgtatgtatgtatgtatgtatgtacgtatgtatgtatatatgtatgtatgtatgtattatattatgtagAAGAAATGCAAAAGGAACgagtgagacagtccgaataaatagatgcaatcagacgtttcgaataaatattctttttcaaggttcccttttccactagagttaagaacattatatacaagcattttaatatcttacgttctaatagggttaccaattcattttttttcctgaagtacctttaacagcttggcgtcgtgataccagtcttagagatatggtggtccatacagaacaacatgaattggaagttaatgctggttcatttccatgcgatcgtactcgatgtggtacatgtcgtttcattattaatactattaaatcatgtttttggccctaagaacagtgtgcctgttacgagtagatttacttatattagtactaatgtagtgcattgcattacatgtcagaaatgtgtttctttttttatatatataggttcaactgtacgtcgtcttggtgatcgtttcgtggaacatctccgcctgaccagacaaaagaatcgtaactatcccgtatctatgcatatTATTAACAACGATCACAGTTTAATATGTTTGCCGATGACACTTCACTTGCGACATCGTCTATCGAACTACAAAGTATATGTCGATATTGAACTTTCTCaattgtcttgttttactgAAAATAGGTTGAGCCTTTAATACAACCAAAACAGTGCATATGACGATCGGTTCTTGACATAGGTTACCTGTACTGAGTTTGACTGGGTAAACTTAGAAATGCGGGAAGATAAAAATCGAGCAATTCAACCAATCTAGACATTTAGGTGTTACTGTTGATTGATCTCATTTGGAAATAGCACATAGACAACGTGCAGAGTAAGATTACAGCCAGATTGGGTATTCTGAGGAGAATTTATACCAAGAGATAACCcggtcactatatacaatattttttataccAAGAGATAACCcggtcactatatacaatattttttataccaagagatgacctggtcactatatacaatattttttataccAAGATATGAcctggtcactatatacaatattgttatacctagagatgacctggtcactatatacaatatttttatacctagagatgacctggtcactatatacaatattgttaaaCCAAGAGATGAcctggtcactatatacaatattgttatacctagagatgacctggtcactatatacaatatttttatacctagagatgacctggtcactatatacaatattgttatacctagagatgacctggtcactatatacaatatttttatacctagagatgacctggtcactatatacaatattgttatacctaGAGATAACCcggtcactatatacaatattgttatacctagagatgacctggtcactatatacaatattgttatacctagagatgacctggtcactatatacaatattgttatacctagagatgacctggtcactatatacaatattgttatacctagagatgacctggtcactatatacaatattgttatacctagagatgacctggtcactatatacaatattgttatacctagagatgacctggtcactatatacaatattgttatacctagagataacctggtcactatatacaatattgttatacctagagatgacctggtcactatatacaatattgttatacctagagatgacctggtcactatatacaatattgttatacctagagataacctggtcactatatacaatattgttatacctagagatgacctggtcactatatacaatattgttatacctagagatgacctggtcactatatacaatattgttatacctagagatgacctggtcactatatacaatattgttatacctagagatgacctggtcactatatacaatattgttatacctagagatgacctggtcactatatacaatattgttatacctagagatgacc
The nucleotide sequence above comes from Glandiceps talaboti chromosome 10, keGlaTala1.1, whole genome shotgun sequence. Encoded proteins:
- the LOC144441452 gene encoding uncharacterized protein LOC144441452, which translates into the protein MNVYGSNPNMYGKFVIVCVLVTILNIVHPSQAEIDFALTSYEVTAPAVVSYRLGEYVIINATVKVKNEGTDDVSSGETNHFDMRLYFSNDMDLEDATMKTPRTGISVDVDESDKLKGDYPGSTYTPPSPAQNITFSANVSMPANNCTKYSHLCASLKISVNTNDGDASNEFKCLALTAQPPLGAGFRDCRPSSSSLLLPSLYNVVILGFLLPILIVMV